Proteins encoded in a region of the Streptacidiphilus rugosus AM-16 genome:
- a CDS encoding S53 family peptidase, which yields MGAGGATAAPRVSWTRACAQVNSLGQAACGALRVTAATEHVHAFGVTAQVLPTGFGPLDLRGAYGIPANGGTGQTVAVVDAFNDPHAAADLAVYRSQYGLPACTVASGCFKQVSQTGSTTRLPRNNAGWSGEISLDLDMVSAIAPNARIVLVEASSATIPALGSAVNEAVKLGARFVSNSYGGAETGIELNWDSEYFNHPGVAITASSGDSGYGPEYPAASPDVTAVGGTSLVRSSSSPRGWSESAWSTSSTEGTGSGCSAYEAKPGWQTDSGCSRRTIADVSAVADPATGVAVYQSYGANGWQVYGGTSVGAPLIAAVYADAGTSQPAVPAADPYHAAATVPGALNDVTTGATTSCSPSYLCAAGPHYDGPTGLGTPQGLTAFAG from the coding sequence ATGGGCGCGGGGGGCGCCACCGCGGCTCCGCGGGTGTCCTGGACCCGCGCCTGCGCCCAGGTGAACAGTCTTGGACAGGCGGCCTGCGGAGCGCTGCGGGTCACCGCGGCCACCGAGCACGTCCACGCCTTCGGGGTGACCGCGCAGGTGCTGCCAACCGGATTCGGTCCGCTGGACCTGCGCGGCGCGTACGGGATCCCCGCCAATGGCGGGACCGGACAGACCGTGGCGGTTGTCGACGCCTTCAACGATCCGCACGCGGCCGCCGACCTGGCCGTCTACCGGTCCCAGTACGGCCTGCCCGCCTGCACGGTCGCCAGCGGCTGTTTCAAGCAGGTCAGTCAGACCGGCAGTACCACACGCCTGCCCCGCAACAACGCCGGCTGGTCCGGGGAGATCTCTCTCGACCTGGACATGGTCTCCGCGATCGCCCCGAACGCCCGTATCGTCCTGGTCGAAGCGAGCAGCGCCACCATTCCCGCTCTTGGCAGTGCCGTGAACGAGGCCGTCAAACTCGGTGCCAGGTTTGTCTCCAACAGTTACGGCGGTGCCGAGACAGGAATCGAACTCAACTGGGACAGCGAGTACTTCAACCATCCGGGGGTCGCCATCACGGCCAGCAGCGGCGACAGCGGCTACGGCCCGGAGTACCCTGCCGCCTCACCTGACGTGACCGCCGTGGGCGGCACCTCGCTGGTGCGTTCGAGCAGCAGCCCCCGCGGCTGGAGTGAGAGCGCCTGGTCGACCAGCAGCACCGAGGGCACAGGCTCGGGCTGCTCCGCCTACGAGGCCAAGCCCGGCTGGCAGACCGACTCCGGCTGCTCTCGCCGGACCATCGCCGACGTCTCCGCCGTCGCCGATCCAGCCACCGGCGTCGCCGTCTACCAGAGCTACGGCGCCAACGGCTGGCAGGTCTACGGTGGCACCAGCGTCGGTGCCCCGTTGATCGCGGCGGTGTACGCCGACGCCGGAACCTCCCAGCCCGCCGTTCCGGCCGCCGACCCCTACCACGCTGCAGCCACCGTGCCAGGCGCCCTCAACGACGTCACCACAGGCGCCACCACCTCCTGCTCGCCGTCCTACCTGTGCGCCGCCGGCCCGCACTACGACGGCCCGACCGGTCTCGGCACCCCCCAGGGTCTGACCGCGTTCGCCGGCTGA
- a CDS encoding VOC family protein, whose product MLSTTFVDGGPVWIDLGSPDVKATTAFYTQLFGWTAASAGPEAGGYVFFQQGGKTAAACGPLSEEAASGSWTVYFGTHDIDVAAKSVDQAGGHVRVAPMDVMDEGRMGQFTDAQGAQFALWKPGKTQALGAVNTPGTLCWTELHTPDTAAARTFYDHLFSWQVKDMDMPGGMTYTTLCTADDKDAFGGLMPARPGEKPGWRIYFEVADCDATTEKAKALGGKVLDQPETMSGVGRMATLADPHGAPFSVITSESQQES is encoded by the coding sequence ATGCTCAGCACCACCTTCGTCGACGGCGGCCCGGTCTGGATCGACCTGGGCAGCCCGGACGTGAAGGCCACCACGGCCTTCTACACCCAGCTCTTCGGCTGGACTGCCGCCTCCGCCGGCCCCGAGGCCGGCGGCTATGTCTTCTTCCAGCAGGGGGGCAAGACCGCCGCGGCGTGCGGCCCCCTGAGCGAGGAGGCCGCCTCTGGGTCGTGGACCGTCTACTTCGGTACGCACGACATCGACGTCGCCGCCAAGAGCGTCGACCAAGCCGGCGGCCATGTCCGTGTGGCACCCATGGACGTGATGGACGAAGGCCGAATGGGCCAGTTCACTGACGCCCAGGGCGCCCAGTTCGCGCTCTGGAAGCCCGGCAAGACCCAGGCGCTCGGCGCAGTGAACACGCCGGGAACCCTGTGCTGGACCGAGTTGCACACCCCGGACACGGCCGCCGCCCGAACGTTCTACGACCACCTCTTCAGCTGGCAGGTCAAGGACATGGACATGCCTGGCGGCATGACCTACACCACTCTCTGCACGGCCGACGACAAGGACGCATTCGGCGGCCTGATGCCGGCCAGGCCGGGGGAGAAGCCCGGCTGGCGAATCTACTTCGAGGTCGCCGACTGCGACGCCACCACGGAAAAGGCCAAGGCCCTCGGCGGTAAGGTGCTGGACCAGCCCGAGACGATGTCCGGCGTAGGGCGGATGGCCACGCTCGCCGACCCGCACGGGGCGCCCTTCTCGGTGATCACGAGCGAATCCCAGCAGGAGAGCTGA